The Streptomyces sp. BHT-5-2 genomic interval TTCGGCGTTCTCCGGGGGGTGCCGCCGCCCGGGCCCGTCAGGGCTGGTGCGCTGCGCGCGACTCGGCGCGCGACTCGCGGCGGTTGTCGCGGAAGGTGTTGACCCTCCGGGCCGTCGCGAAGACCGGGATCATGGCGCCCAGCACGATCTGCAGGGAGCAGCCGGTCTGCAGCAGCAGCTGGCCGCCGGGGGCGTCCAGAGCCCAGGCGGCGAGCATGCCCATGCTGAGCACGATCCAGCTGAGCATCGCCACCGCGAGCCGGCCCCGCGGCTTGGGGTACTCGACCCGGCTCACCATCAGCCAGGCCACGCCGATGATCGCCAGCAGGGTCGGCAGGAACGGCAGCTCCAGCAGGACGATGGCGACGACGGTCAGGGCGCCGAAGGGGCTCGGCATGCCCTGGAAGATGCCGTCGCGCAGCGTGACGCAGGAGAAGCGGGCAAGCCGCAGCACCACCGCCAGCAGCACCACCACCGCCGCGACCACCGACACCCGCTGGTGCGCGTCCTGGGCGACCATGCCCCAGGTCACCACGAAGTAGGCGGGTGCCAGGCCGAAGCTGATCAGGTCGGAGAGGTTGTCGAGCTCGGCCCCCATCGCCGAGGCCCGCAGCTTGCGCGCCACCAGCCCGTCGAAGAGGTCGAAGACCGACGCCAGCAGCATCAGGATCACGGCCATCGCCGCGCTGTGCCGTGCCATCCCGCCGTCCTCGGTCCCCGTCAGGTGGGGGATGAGGACGCCGGTGGTGGTGAAGTACACGGCCATGAAGCCGCAGATGGCGTTGCCGAGCGTGAGGGTGTCCGCTATTGACAGCCGCGTGGACAGCGGCATGTCGTCGTCCTCGTCGGTTTCGGGCGCCCAGCCCGCCTGCGTCTCGGGATCAATCACGGTCAAGGCGAGTCACCCCCGCGGTAGTGGCCTGGCCGACCTCGACGGCCGGCTCGACGCCCTCCGGGAGATAGACGTCCACCCGCGAGCCGAAGCGGATCAGACCGATGCGCTCGCCCTGCTCGACCTTGGTGCCCTGGGGCACGTAGGGGACGATGCGGCGGGCGACCGCGCCGGCGATCTGCACCATCTCGATGTCGCCCAGCTCGGTGTCGAAGTGCCAGACGACCCGCTCGTTGTTCTCGCTCTCCTTGTTGAACGCCGGGACGAAGCCGCCGGGGATGTGCTCCACGGACGTCACCGTGCCGGCCAGCGGCGCGCGGTTGACGTGGACGTTCAACGGGCTCATGAAGATCGCGACGCGGGTGCGGCCGTCCTTCCACGGCATGATGCTCTGCACCACGCCGTCGGCCGGAGAGATGACGCGGCCCTGAGCGATCTCTCGCTCGGGGTCGCGGAAGAACCACAGCATGCCCGCCGCGAGTGCGGTGGTGGGCACGGCGACGGCGGCCCAGCGTCCCGACCGGCGGGCGCGGGCCACGCTGAGCGCCGCCGTTGCCACGGTCGGGAGGAGCCACGGCGACGCTCCGCGCGCGAGGCGGACGCGACCGCGTTGTGCAGAGGATTGGCTGTGGGGCATGGATGACCTTCGTAGCGGAGGATGCCGCGTATGGATACGGGGGACGGCGGCTTTCCTGGGATGCTATCGGTTGCGAGCGGCAACTGGCCAAGAGCCAGAGCCAATCCGTGGCCGAAGAACGATGACAGGGTGTGATCTTTATCTAGCAGAAAGCGCCCCAAAAGGGATCTTCAGCCCTGGATCCGGTACTCCTCAAGTAGCCGCCGGCCAATGATCATTTTCTGGATCTCGGCCGTGCCCTCGCCGATCAGCAGCATCGGGGCCTCGCGGTAGAGGCGCTCGATCTCGTACTCCTTGGAGAAGCCGTAACCGCCGTGGATGCGGAACGCGTCCTCGACCACCTCCTTGCAGTACTCGGAGGCCAGGTACTTCGCCATGCCCGCTTCAAGGTCGTTTCGTTGCCCCGAGTCCTTTTTGCGTGCGGCATTAACCATCATGGCATGCGCCGCCTCCACCTTTGTCGCCATTTCCGCAAGTTTGAACTGGATCGCCTGGTGCTGGGCGATCGGCTTGCCGAACGTGTGCCGCTGCTGCGCGTACGCCACGCCCAGCTCGAAGGCCCGCTGGGCCACCCCGCAGCCGCGGGCGGCCACATTGACCCGGCCCACCTCGACGCCGTCCATCATGTGATAGAAGCCACGCCCGGTCTCGCCGCCGAGGACCCGGTCCGCCGGCACCCGCAGACCGTCCATGATCAGCTCGGTGGTGTCGACCCCCTTGTACCCCATCTTCTCGATCTTGCCCGGAATGGTCAGGCCCGGCCGGACCTCGCCGAAGCCCGCCTCCTTCTCCACCAGGAAGGTCGTCATCGACTTGTGCGGGGCGGTGCCCTCCGGGTGGCCCTCGTCCGTGCGGCACAGCACCGCCACGAGGGTGGACGAGCCGCCGTTGGTCAGCCACATCTTCTGGCCGTTCAGGACGTACTCGTCGCCGTCCCGGACACCCTTGGAGGAAATCGCCGACACATCGGAGCCCAGCGCCGGCTCCGACATGGAGAAGGCGCCCCGGATCTCACCGGCCGCCATCTTCGGGAGGAAATAGTCCTTCTGCTCCTGCGTGCCGTGCTGCTTGAGCATGTACGCCACGATGAAGTGCGTGTTGATGATGCCGGAGACGCTCATCCAGCCGCGGGCGATCTCCTCGACCGTCAGCGCATAGGTGAGCAGCGACTCGCCCAGCCCGCCGTACTCCTCGGGAATCATCAGCCCGAACACGCCGAGTTCCTTCAGGCCCTCGACGATCTGCATCGGGTATTCGTCGCGGTGCTCCAGCTCCGTGGCGACCGGGATGATCTCCTTGTCCACGAAATCCCGGACGGTGGAGAGGATTTCCCCCTGGATGTCGGTCAGGCCCTCGGTCCGTGCAAGACGCGCCATGGGGTCACTTCTCCTTCCGGGCCGCGGGGGCCTTGAGCTCGGGGCGGCCGGGCTGCTCGCCGCCGCGCTCCTTGATGTAGGTGGCCGTGGGGACCATCACCTTGCGCCGGAAGACGCAGACCAGGGTGCCGTCCTGCTTGTAGCCCTTGGTCTCGACGTGGACGATGCCCCGGTCGGACTTGGACCTCGACGGCGTCTTGTCGAGCACCGTCGTCTCGCCGTAGATCGTGTCGCCGTGGAACGTGGGCGCCACGTGCTTCAGCGACTCGATCTCCAGATTGGCGATGGCCTTTCCGGAGACGTCCGGCACCGACATGCCGAGCAGCAGCGAGTAGATGTAATTGCCGACGACCACGTTCTTTCCGAAGTCGGTGGTCTGCTCGGCGTAGTTGCTGTCCATGTGCAGCGGATGATGGTTCATGGTCAGCAGGCAGAACAGGTGGTCGTCGTATTCGGTCACCGTCTTTCCCGGCCAGTGCTTGTAGACGTCGCCGACGGTGAACTCTTCATAGGTACGGCCGAACTGCATTGCGCTCATGCCTCCGGGGCTTCGAAAGTGGACGTACGGGCCATGCCGGCGGCCCGGCCCTTTCCGGCGATGACCAGCGCCATTTTGCGGCTCGCCTCATCGATCATCTCGTCGCCGAGCATCGCGGAACCCTTCTTCCCGCCCGCCTCGGACGTGCACCACTCGTACGCGTCCAGGATCAGCTCGGCGTGGTCGTAGTCCTCCTGGGACGGCGAGAAGACCTCGTTGGCCGCCTCCACCTGACCGGGGTGCAGCACCCACTTGCCGTCGAAGCCCAGCGCGGCGGCCCGGCCGGCCACCTCGCGGAACCCCTCGACGTTCTTGATCTGGAGGTAGGGGCCGTCGATGGCCTGGAGGTCGTGCGAGCGGGCCGCCATCAGGATGCGCATCAGGATGTAGTGGTAGGCGTCCGCCGGGTAGCCGGGCGGCTGCTCGCCGACCACCAGGGACTTCATGTTGATCGACGCCATGAAGTCCGCCGGGCCGAAGACGATGGTCTCCAGGCGGGGTGAGGCGCCGGCGATCGCGTCGACGTTCACCAGCCCCCTGGCGTTCTCGATCTGTGCCTCGATGCCGATCCGGCCGACCTCGAAGCCCATGGCCTTCTCGATCTGCGTCAGCAGCAGGTCCAGCGCGGTCACCTGCGCGGCGTCCTGCACCTTCGGCAGCATGACGCAGTCGAGGTTCGGGCCGGCGCCCTCGACGACGGTGACGACGTCCCGGTAGGTCCACTCGGTGGTCCAGTCGTTGACCCGCACCACCCGCGTCTTGCCGCTCCAGTCGCCCTCGTTGAGGAACTTGACGATGGTGTGCCGGGCCTCCGGCTTGGCCAGCGGAGCGCAGGCGTCCTCCAGGTCCAGGAAGACCTGGTCGGCCGGCAGGCCCTGGGCCTTCTCCAGGAAGCGGGGGTTGCTGCCGGGTACCGCCAGGCACGAACGGCGCGGGCGCAGCCGTTGCACGGGCGGGGTCATGCGAGGACCTCCAGGGGGTCGAGCCGGTTCGCGGTGCGGATCTCGTCGACGATACGGCCGATGATCTCCGTGATCCCGAAGTCCTTCGGGGTGAAGACGGCCGCGACACCCGCCTCGCGCAGCGCCGCGGCGTCCGCGGACGGGATGATGCCGCCGACGATGACCGGCAGGTCCGGGGCCCCGGCGCGGCGCAGCCGCTCCAGCACGTCCGGCACCAGCGCGGCGTGCGACCCGGACAGGATCGACAGCCCCACGCAGTGCACGTCCTCGGCGACCGCCGCGGCCACGATCTGCTCCGGGGTGAGCCGGATGCCCTGGTAG includes:
- the pssA gene encoding CDP-diacylglycerol--serine O-phosphatidyltransferase — encoded protein: MTVIDPETQAGWAPETDEDDDMPLSTRLSIADTLTLGNAICGFMAVYFTTTGVLIPHLTGTEDGGMARHSAAMAVILMLLASVFDLFDGLVARKLRASAMGAELDNLSDLISFGLAPAYFVVTWGMVAQDAHQRVSVVAAVVVLLAVVLRLARFSCVTLRDGIFQGMPSPFGALTVVAIVLLELPFLPTLLAIIGVAWLMVSRVEYPKPRGRLAVAMLSWIVLSMGMLAAWALDAPGGQLLLQTGCSLQIVLGAMIPVFATARRVNTFRDNRRESRAESRAAHQP
- a CDS encoding phosphatidylserine decarboxylase — protein: MPHSQSSAQRGRVRLARGASPWLLPTVATAALSVARARRSGRWAAVAVPTTALAAGMLWFFRDPEREIAQGRVISPADGVVQSIMPWKDGRTRVAIFMSPLNVHVNRAPLAGTVTSVEHIPGGFVPAFNKESENNERVVWHFDTELGDIEMVQIAGAVARRIVPYVPQGTKVEQGERIGLIRFGSRVDVYLPEGVEPAVEVGQATTAGVTRLDRD
- a CDS encoding acyl-CoA dehydrogenase family protein, whose amino-acid sequence is MARLARTEGLTDIQGEILSTVRDFVDKEIIPVATELEHRDEYPMQIVEGLKELGVFGLMIPEEYGGLGESLLTYALTVEEIARGWMSVSGIINTHFIVAYMLKQHGTQEQKDYFLPKMAAGEIRGAFSMSEPALGSDVSAISSKGVRDGDEYVLNGQKMWLTNGGSSTLVAVLCRTDEGHPEGTAPHKSMTTFLVEKEAGFGEVRPGLTIPGKIEKMGYKGVDTTELIMDGLRVPADRVLGGETGRGFYHMMDGVEVGRVNVAARGCGVAQRAFELGVAYAQQRHTFGKPIAQHQAIQFKLAEMATKVEAAHAMMVNAARKKDSGQRNDLEAGMAKYLASEYCKEVVEDAFRIHGGYGFSKEYEIERLYREAPMLLIGEGTAEIQKMIIGRRLLEEYRIQG
- a CDS encoding MaoC family dehydratase; protein product: MQFGRTYEEFTVGDVYKHWPGKTVTEYDDHLFCLLTMNHHPLHMDSNYAEQTTDFGKNVVVGNYIYSLLLGMSVPDVSGKAIANLEIESLKHVAPTFHGDTIYGETTVLDKTPSRSKSDRGIVHVETKGYKQDGTLVCVFRRKVMVPTATYIKERGGEQPGRPELKAPAARKEK
- a CDS encoding CoA ester lyase; its protein translation is MTPPVQRLRPRRSCLAVPGSNPRFLEKAQGLPADQVFLDLEDACAPLAKPEARHTIVKFLNEGDWSGKTRVVRVNDWTTEWTYRDVVTVVEGAGPNLDCVMLPKVQDAAQVTALDLLLTQIEKAMGFEVGRIGIEAQIENARGLVNVDAIAGASPRLETIVFGPADFMASINMKSLVVGEQPPGYPADAYHYILMRILMAARSHDLQAIDGPYLQIKNVEGFREVAGRAAALGFDGKWVLHPGQVEAANEVFSPSQEDYDHAELILDAYEWCTSEAGGKKGSAMLGDEMIDEASRKMALVIAGKGRAAGMARTSTFEAPEA